In one window of Eggerthella guodeyinii DNA:
- a CDS encoding enoyl-CoA hydratase/isomerase family protein: protein MTEQPVIPSEGGEIAGADGSPACASAHDVVYAERLEGGIEVVYLNQPRKKNALSGEMMSKLDGLLRAADVDDGVRVVVLRGAGTDFSSGGDLDQGPALEPGPEGARKTLRRYLAVIRTIRTMSKPVIAMVDGYAVGGAFALVCASDLVCASERAQFVPAFCQIGIVPEMGMMKLLPDLVGPQRAKELLFFGGKIPALQLYDWGVVNRLFPAETLEADTLWFARQLAGMPDASIQLTKNIMNGLADGNLEACLEAESTASPFCTTTKAYAATMEKFAR, encoded by the coding sequence ATGACCGAACAACCTGTCATCCCGAGCGAAGGCGGCGAAATCGCCGGAGCCGACGGATCTCCTGCGTGCGCTTCCGCGCACGACGTCGTGTACGCCGAGCGGCTCGAAGGGGGCATCGAGGTCGTCTACCTGAACCAGCCGCGCAAGAAGAACGCCCTGTCCGGCGAGATGATGAGCAAGCTCGACGGGCTGCTGCGCGCGGCGGACGTCGACGACGGCGTGCGCGTGGTGGTGCTGCGCGGCGCGGGGACCGACTTCTCGAGCGGCGGGGACCTCGATCAGGGCCCCGCGCTCGAGCCCGGCCCCGAGGGCGCGCGCAAGACGCTGCGCCGGTACCTGGCCGTGATCCGCACGATCCGCACGATGTCGAAGCCGGTGATCGCGATGGTGGACGGCTACGCCGTGGGCGGCGCATTCGCGCTCGTGTGCGCGTCCGACCTCGTGTGCGCGTCCGAGCGCGCGCAGTTCGTGCCGGCGTTCTGCCAGATCGGCATCGTGCCCGAGATGGGCATGATGAAGCTGCTGCCCGATTTGGTGGGTCCGCAGCGTGCCAAGGAGCTGCTGTTCTTCGGCGGCAAGATCCCCGCGCTCCAGCTGTACGACTGGGGCGTGGTGAACCGGCTGTTCCCGGCCGAAACCCTGGAAGCCGACACGCTCTGGTTCGCGCGCCAGCTGGCGGGGATGCCCGACGCGTCCATCCAGCTGACGAAGAACATCATGAACGGGCTTGCCGACGGCAATCTGGAAGCGTGCCTGGAAGCCGAATCGACGGCGTCGCCGTTCTGCACGACGACGAAGGCGTACGCCGCCACCATGGAGAAATTTGCCCGCTGA